A single window of Candidatus Bealeia paramacronuclearis DNA harbors:
- a CDS encoding diguanylate cyclase domain-containing protein, producing MKKHNAETLQDSSIKNGIPLKLELLQEGLTHHINDISEEFSKTFPEFVDDLEKIKSANTKLKSNLEDLPNLQPDYDSNLGEFWSKIRHDLKTPINAIKNYAEMIVEDLKSEEKKHENFISAFEWISRSAEDLVPLINLIGSEYKIDTYDLHASDDEDVWFEGEGTVLVIDDNKDNCDVLSRRLEKAGLTVLVANDGYKGLQTIREKFVDLVLLDIMMPGMMGYEVLERMKGDEKFKHIPVLMISSVSELSSIVRCIKIGADDYLPTPFNPVLLKARISAGLHKKRNLDREKSLMTEVIVARKQLETAIQSIEEGFAVFNPKDELVMHNAPFENMYPWLFQMGPQNSTYQDFLREGLANGTFMLDRRKNETPEDWYETRRMYHKKPKKPWIQRLSNGTWVEIHEYKTPDEGTVSIHKDITQRKREEEHLLYLAHHDPLTGLPNRAEFEDKLQNAFRKARTENTTLALLFMDLDGFKKVNDTLGHEFGDYLLIQVAARLKEVLREGDLVARLGGDEFCIIIQGYSNKESVEKVAKRVLESVGTSIVHNGHMANYGVSIGISIFPEGGKIPEDLMKSADDAMYTAKKAGKGSYHFYGTQKEKKKD from the coding sequence ATGAAGAAACATAACGCTGAGACATTACAAGATTCAAGTATCAAGAATGGCATTCCTTTGAAGCTCGAGCTTCTTCAGGAGGGTTTAACACATCACATTAATGATATTTCAGAAGAGTTTTCGAAAACTTTTCCTGAGTTTGTCGACGACCTTGAAAAAATTAAATCCGCCAATACAAAACTCAAATCTAACCTTGAAGATCTCCCTAACTTACAACCAGATTATGACTCAAATTTAGGGGAGTTTTGGTCGAAAATTCGACATGACCTCAAAACGCCCATTAATGCGATTAAAAACTATGCCGAAATGATAGTTGAAGATTTAAAATCCGAAGAAAAAAAACATGAAAATTTCATTTCTGCCTTTGAATGGATTTCCCGTTCTGCAGAAGATCTTGTCCCTCTTATTAATCTCATCGGCTCAGAATACAAAATTGATACGTATGACCTCCATGCTTCAGACGATGAAGATGTCTGGTTTGAGGGAGAAGGAACTGTTCTTGTCATTGATGACAACAAAGACAATTGTGATGTGCTTTCCCGGCGCCTGGAAAAGGCAGGCCTTACCGTTCTTGTTGCCAACGATGGGTATAAAGGACTTCAAACCATTCGCGAAAAATTCGTTGATTTGGTTCTTCTTGATATTATGATGCCGGGCATGATGGGATATGAAGTCCTTGAAAGGATGAAGGGCGATGAGAAATTCAAACATATTCCCGTTCTTATGATTTCCTCTGTCTCAGAGCTTTCAAGCATTGTGCGTTGTATTAAAATAGGTGCCGATGATTATCTTCCCACGCCTTTTAATCCGGTTCTTCTCAAAGCCAGAATTTCAGCGGGTCTTCATAAAAAAAGAAACTTGGATCGCGAAAAGAGTTTGATGACAGAAGTGATTGTCGCCCGAAAGCAATTAGAAACGGCCATTCAAAGCATCGAAGAAGGATTTGCCGTTTTTAATCCCAAGGATGAACTGGTGATGCATAATGCCCCTTTTGAAAATATGTACCCTTGGCTTTTTCAAATGGGGCCTCAAAATTCAACCTATCAGGATTTTCTGAGAGAAGGCCTCGCCAATGGCACCTTTATGCTCGATCGCAGAAAAAATGAAACGCCTGAAGATTGGTATGAAACCCGGAGAATGTATCATAAGAAACCAAAAAAACCTTGGATTCAGAGGCTGTCAAATGGAACTTGGGTTGAAATCCATGAATACAAAACACCGGATGAGGGAACTGTCTCAATTCATAAAGACATCACTCAACGCAAACGAGAAGAAGAACATCTTCTTTATCTAGCACATCACGATCCTTTGACAGGGCTTCCCAACAGGGCCGAATTTGAAGATAAGCTTCAAAACGCATTCCGAAAAGCACGCACTGAAAATACAACGCTGGCGCTCTTGTTTATGGATCTTGATGGTTTTAAAAAAGTCAACGATACATTGGGCCATGAATTTGGTGATTATCTTTTGATTCAAGTGGCTGCACGCCTTAAAGAGGTATTGCGTGAAGGAGATCTTGTGGCGCGCCTGGGGGGGGATGAATTTTGTATTATCATTCAAGGCTACTCCAACAAGGAATCGGTTGAAAAAGTTGCAAAAAGAGTCCTTGAATCTGTTGGAACCTCCATTGTTCACAACGGACACATGGCCAATTATGGCGTAAGTATTGGGATTTCCATTTTTCCTGAAGGCGGAAAAATCCCTGAAGATTTAATGAAATCCGCAGATGACGCCATGTATACTGCCAAAAAAGCAGGAAAAGGATCTTATCACTTTTATGGGACTCAAAAAGAAAAGAAGAAAGATTAA
- a CDS encoding MFS transporter, whose protein sequence is MEKVLRIDKNVDKSVKNHSTYSEAYAWFIWSFAGLFYCYQFVLRVSPSVMTDFLMRDFAIEACSLGILSAFYYNSYTTLQVPIGLAMDKFGPTRLMRAAVLLCVAGTVIFSISDSLYFAAFGRLIIGMGSTCAFLGSVKLATIWFKPERLALVVGFTLLAGKIGATLGQAPMAYLTTMMGWRGALYIISGIGVLIAIGIWIFIKDEPPYGVQGLDKDHDTSYRKLFSRLKDIAINYRIWALGIYGSMMYVPLSAFADLWGTPYLMKLYDISREQAGFATSMIFIGAGIGSPLVAIISDYFEDRKWTMIWGAVLSLVVNAIIIMVANIPYAAMLGLLLLVGIFFSSQPLIFSSVCQITPHASNGTVVSFANMIVMISGVVMQPLLGYLLDWIWTGTKDNGVPLYSISDYRFALTSILICLLIGLVMMIFVPETFPKGQNKA, encoded by the coding sequence ATGGAGAAAGTTTTACGAATTGATAAGAATGTTGATAAATCCGTAAAAAACCACTCCACGTACTCAGAAGCTTACGCTTGGTTTATTTGGAGTTTTGCAGGCCTTTTTTATTGCTACCAATTTGTATTACGCGTATCTCCCAGTGTCATGACAGATTTTCTGATGCGAGATTTTGCCATTGAAGCGTGCTCCCTTGGAATCTTGAGTGCCTTTTACTATAATTCCTATACAACGCTTCAGGTTCCCATCGGACTGGCCATGGATAAATTTGGTCCAACGCGATTGATGCGCGCAGCAGTTCTTTTGTGCGTAGCAGGAACAGTCATTTTTTCAATTTCAGACTCTCTCTATTTTGCAGCCTTTGGCCGCTTGATTATAGGAATGGGTTCGACGTGTGCATTTTTAGGTTCTGTGAAACTTGCCACCATTTGGTTTAAACCTGAACGTTTAGCCCTTGTTGTCGGATTTACGCTTTTGGCAGGAAAAATTGGCGCCACTTTAGGTCAAGCACCCATGGCTTATTTAACCACAATGATGGGATGGCGGGGTGCGCTTTACATTATTTCAGGAATTGGCGTTTTAATCGCCATTGGAATTTGGATCTTCATTAAAGATGAGCCGCCTTATGGAGTTCAGGGCTTGGATAAAGACCATGATACGTCTTACAGGAAGTTATTTAGTCGCCTTAAGGATATTGCCATTAATTATCGTATTTGGGCCCTGGGAATTTATGGGTCTATGATGTACGTCCCCTTATCAGCGTTTGCAGATCTTTGGGGAACGCCTTATTTGATGAAGCTTTATGATATTAGTCGGGAACAGGCCGGATTTGCCACTAGCATGATTTTTATTGGGGCAGGGATTGGGTCCCCTCTTGTTGCGATAATTTCTGATTATTTTGAAGACCGGAAATGGACCATGATTTGGGGTGCCGTTTTGTCATTGGTTGTGAATGCGATCATCATTATGGTTGCCAATATTCCTTACGCAGCTATGCTTGGTCTTCTTTTGCTGGTGGGTATATTCTTCTCCTCTCAACCTTTGATTTTCTCATCTGTTTGTCAGATCACCCCTCATGCAAGCAATGGAACTGTGGTCAGCTTTGCCAATATGATTGTGATGATCAGCGGTGTCGTGATGCAGCCTCTTTTGGGATACCTCCTCGATTGGATTTGGACAGGCACTAAAGATAATGGCGTGCCACTCTATTCAATTTCGGATTATCGCTTTGCACTGACTTCTATCCTCATTTGTCTTTTAATAGGCCTTGTCATGATGATATTCGTCCCAGAGACCTTTCCCAAGGGGCAGAATAAAGCTTAA
- a CDS encoding Bcr/CflA family efflux MFS transporter translates to MKPFSTTLHSLPHWVLVGLLSCLAGLGIFSTYIYLPSLPAITKEFGSQDFMIKLTIAVGFFGAGLGQLILGPFSDFLGRRKLVLLSLTLFIVGSLGAAFSTTIPFLIVMRFIQGASSGTCLAVVRAVARDLFSGKDFTKFMMTVVMVISVSLAVAPILGGYLQTYFGWRSTFYFLAFASMLIFLFVVLAMSETNASQPTEKLTHFQIVKGVHNNYGILIRDSYFIVNCLTLGLVFSSTICMSTMFPFIYSDFGWSIQAIGYVSGTFAVGNILGSYISRKVADWAPGRQIIMAALMINLSIVLLAGSIIVFFEMSPFILLCFVVVMLVFTMLIQSNSSALALTEHPKRAGTAASLLGGIHIGSGAIGATLAGVVPDTVSNLFLINFMVFIFCSLLFFPFVYLKSR, encoded by the coding sequence ATGAAACCTTTTTCCACAACTCTTCATTCTTTGCCACATTGGGTGTTGGTGGGGCTGTTGTCGTGTCTTGCAGGTTTGGGTATTTTTTCAACATATATTTATCTTCCCTCTTTACCTGCCATTACAAAAGAGTTCGGATCTCAAGATTTCATGATCAAACTCACAATTGCTGTTGGTTTTTTTGGAGCCGGTTTGGGCCAGCTCATCCTAGGGCCATTTTCAGATTTCTTGGGAAGGCGCAAACTCGTCCTTCTTAGTTTGACCCTTTTTATTGTGGGAAGTTTGGGTGCGGCGTTTTCAACAACGATTCCTTTTTTAATTGTGATGCGATTTATCCAAGGGGCCTCTTCTGGAACATGCCTAGCTGTGGTCCGAGCCGTCGCCCGTGACCTTTTTTCAGGCAAAGATTTCACTAAATTTATGATGACCGTCGTTATGGTGATTTCAGTGTCTCTTGCGGTTGCCCCCATATTGGGGGGCTATCTTCAAACTTATTTTGGATGGCGCTCTACCTTTTATTTTTTAGCGTTCGCCTCCATGCTCATTTTTCTTTTTGTGGTATTGGCGATGTCAGAAACCAATGCATCTCAGCCCACAGAAAAATTAACTCATTTTCAAATTGTTAAGGGTGTTCACAATAATTATGGTATTCTGATTCGCGACTCTTACTTTATTGTCAACTGCTTGACGTTAGGCCTTGTGTTTTCAAGCACCATTTGCATGTCAACAATGTTTCCTTTTATCTATTCTGACTTTGGGTGGTCCATTCAGGCGATTGGCTATGTTTCGGGAACTTTTGCCGTTGGCAATATCTTGGGGAGTTATATCAGCCGCAAGGTGGCCGATTGGGCCCCAGGGCGTCAAATCATCATGGCGGCGCTCATGATTAACTTGTCCATCGTACTTTTGGCGGGAAGTATTATTGTTTTCTTTGAGATGAGCCCTTTCATTCTTTTGTGCTTTGTGGTTGTGATGCTGGTCTTTACCATGTTGATCCAAAGTAACTCCAGTGCCTTGGCGTTAACAGAGCATCCTAAACGTGCAGGTACTGCTGCCTCTTTGTTGGGAGGAATTCACATCGGATCGGGCGCCATTGGGGCCACCCTTGCCGGTGTTGTTCCTGATACGGTTTCGAATTTATTTTTGATCAATTTCATGGTCTTTATTTTTTGCAGCCTTCTCTTTTTCCCATTTGTCTACCTTAAAAGCCGATAA
- the rpsA gene encoding 30S ribosomal protein S1, whose amino-acid sequence MAKEQTAFSAEIENFESLLNESFEKNSALEGAVITGTIITVDKDMVLIDVGLKSEGRVPLSEFAIGGKPAEIKVGDKVDVYLERMEDKNGEAVLSREKARREESWKILEVSCNKAEPVQGVMFGRVKGGFTVDLKGAIAFLPGSQVDIRPVRDVNPLMGIEQPFMILKMDKSRGNIVVSRRAILEESRAEARSELVSTLSEGQILDGVVKNITDYGAFIDLGGVDGLLHVTDIAWRRINHPSEVLSVGQSIKVQVIRFNQETQRISLGMKQLEQDPWAAIEAKFPVGTKFMGRVTNITDYGAFVELEPGIEGLVHHSEMSWTKKNVPPAKILSSSQEVEVMVLDVESAKRRISLGIKQCVSNPWEALLEKYAVGSEAEGELKNITEFGLFVGLTEDIDGMVHMSDISWDLPGEEAVTAYKKGDTVRVKILDIDPEKERISLGIKQLTGDPFAESIASFKKGAIVTCEVTGVLESGLEVKLAGGLSGFIRKAELSRERSEQRSDRFAVGEKVDAKVTAIDRNTRKINLSIKSREIDEEREVMAEYGSSDSGASLGDILGAALDKAKSKSSKAEAETSEEKPKRTRKKKEEEA is encoded by the coding sequence ATGGCAAAAGAACAAACTGCTTTTTCAGCAGAAATTGAAAACTTCGAATCCCTTCTGAACGAATCATTTGAGAAAAATTCAGCCCTTGAAGGCGCCGTTATCACCGGAACAATCATCACCGTCGATAAAGACATGGTCTTGATTGACGTTGGGCTCAAATCTGAAGGTCGCGTTCCTCTTTCTGAGTTCGCAATTGGCGGAAAACCAGCCGAGATTAAAGTTGGTGATAAAGTTGATGTTTATCTCGAACGTATGGAAGATAAAAACGGCGAAGCTGTTTTGAGTCGTGAAAAAGCCCGTCGCGAAGAGTCTTGGAAGATTCTCGAAGTGTCTTGTAACAAAGCTGAACCTGTCCAAGGTGTTATGTTTGGTCGCGTCAAAGGTGGTTTCACCGTTGATCTTAAAGGTGCCATCGCCTTCTTGCCTGGTAGCCAAGTGGATATCCGCCCTGTGCGTGATGTGAACCCACTTATGGGCATTGAGCAGCCTTTCATGATTTTGAAAATGGACAAGAGCCGTGGCAATATCGTCGTCTCCCGTCGTGCGATTCTTGAAGAGTCTCGCGCAGAGGCCCGTTCTGAACTAGTCTCCACATTATCCGAAGGTCAAATTTTGGATGGCGTTGTGAAGAACATCACAGACTACGGTGCGTTCATTGATTTGGGCGGCGTTGATGGTCTTTTGCACGTAACCGATATCGCATGGCGTCGCATTAATCACCCTTCAGAAGTTCTGTCTGTCGGTCAAAGCATCAAAGTTCAAGTCATCCGTTTCAACCAAGAAACACAACGTATTTCTTTGGGTATGAAGCAGCTGGAGCAAGATCCTTGGGCGGCTATTGAAGCGAAATTCCCTGTGGGCACGAAGTTCATGGGTCGCGTGACGAATATAACAGATTACGGTGCTTTCGTTGAGCTTGAGCCAGGTATTGAAGGTCTTGTTCACCACTCTGAAATGAGCTGGACGAAGAAAAACGTACCCCCTGCGAAAATCCTCTCCTCCAGCCAAGAAGTTGAAGTCATGGTTTTGGATGTGGAATCTGCAAAACGCCGTATTTCTTTGGGTATCAAGCAATGCGTCAGCAATCCTTGGGAAGCTCTTCTTGAGAAGTATGCTGTGGGATCTGAAGCTGAAGGCGAGCTCAAGAACATCACTGAATTTGGTCTTTTCGTGGGGCTGACCGAAGATATCGACGGTATGGTTCACATGTCTGATATTTCCTGGGATCTTCCTGGTGAGGAAGCCGTTACTGCTTACAAGAAGGGCGATACAGTTCGCGTGAAGATTCTTGATATTGATCCTGAGAAAGAACGTATTTCTTTGGGTATCAAGCAACTCACTGGTGATCCTTTTGCAGAAAGCATTGCAAGCTTTAAAAAAGGCGCAATTGTAACTTGCGAAGTCACAGGCGTTCTTGAGTCTGGCCTCGAAGTCAAATTGGCGGGTGGCCTTTCCGGATTTATACGCAAAGCTGAACTCTCCCGTGAACGCTCTGAGCAACGCTCTGATCGTTTTGCTGTGGGTGAGAAAGTGGACGCAAAAGTGACCGCAATTGATCGCAATACGCGGAAAATTAACCTCTCCATTAAATCTCGCGAGATCGATGAAGAGCGCGAAGTCATGGCGGAGTATGGTTCTTCTGATAGCGGTGCGAGCCTTGGCGATATCTTGGGTGCTGCCCTTGATAAAGCGAAAAGCAAGTCATCAAAAGCAGAAGCAGAAACTTCTGAAGAAAAACCAAAGCGCACACGTAAAAAGAAGGAGGAGGAAGCTTAA